A single Carnobacterium inhibens subsp. inhibens DSM 13024 DNA region contains:
- the efp gene encoding elongation factor P yields MISVNDFKTGLTIEFDGSIWRVVDFQHVKPGKGAAFVRSKLKNLRSGAVQEKTFRAGEKVAKAQINNNKMQYLYESAGSYVFMDNETYEQIELPGDSIVEELKYLKENMEVHILMYDTEVLGVELPNTVKLRVAETEPGIRGDTSSGGTKPATLETGATVNVPFFVNVDDELIINTQDGSYVSRA; encoded by the coding sequence ATGATTTCAGTAAATGATTTTAAAACAGGATTAACAATCGAATTTGACGGCTCAATTTGGCGTGTTGTGGACTTTCAACATGTAAAACCAGGTAAAGGTGCTGCCTTTGTGCGTTCAAAACTTAAAAACTTGCGTTCTGGTGCAGTACAAGAAAAAACTTTCCGTGCAGGCGAAAAAGTAGCTAAGGCTCAAATCAATAATAATAAAATGCAATATTTATATGAAAGTGCCGGTTCTTATGTATTCATGGATAATGAAACGTATGAACAAATTGAATTACCAGGAGATTCAATTGTTGAAGAATTGAAATATTTAAAAGAAAATATGGAAGTTCATATTTTAATGTATGATACAGAAGTATTAGGTGTTGAATTACCAAATACAGTTAAATTACGTGTTGCTGAAACTGAACCAGGTATTCGCGGAGATACTTCTTCAGGCGGAACAAAACCAGCAACCTTAGAAACTGGAGCAACCGTTAACGTTCCTTTCTTTGTAAATGTAGATGATGAATTGATCATCAATACTCAAGATGGATCATATGTATCACGTGCATAA
- a CDS encoding Asp23/Gls24 family envelope stress response protein, with protein MAEESTVAINETKGTLGEIEVAPEVIEVISGIAANKVEGVYAMQGKLSSGVSELFGRVDHKKGVHLTADEDGLKVDIYCYFIYGVSVPKVALEIQEKVREQLLQMTDITLAEVNVHIVGIVPEKTELQELLDLDDEEDGDE; from the coding sequence ATGGCTGAAGAATCAACAGTTGCAATTAATGAGACTAAAGGTACACTTGGAGAAATTGAAGTAGCTCCTGAGGTAATTGAAGTTATTTCCGGTATTGCTGCGAATAAAGTAGAAGGCGTCTACGCAATGCAAGGAAAACTTTCTTCTGGTGTTTCAGAGTTGTTTGGACGTGTAGACCACAAAAAAGGTGTGCATTTAACAGCTGATGAAGATGGTTTAAAAGTAGACATTTATTGTTACTTTATTTACGGCGTTTCAGTACCAAAAGTTGCTTTAGAGATCCAAGAGAAAGTAAGAGAACAATTACTTCAAATGACAGATATAACATTAGCTGAAGTAAATGTTCATATTGTTGGAATTGTTCCAGAAAAAACAGAATTACAAGAATTATTAGATCTTGATGATGAAGAAGATGGTGACGAATAG
- the nusB gene encoding transcription antitermination factor NusB yields MSLTRRDIREKALQSLFQLSANDELSKEDAMQQALTSEDELVDEVETVQVPSYLDLLVTGVLEKQDEIDEKIKAHLENWSLNRLAKTDLIIIRVAIFEMMYVSDVPDRVALNEALEITKKYSDEKSRKFVNGVLANIVNENSKNEAE; encoded by the coding sequence GTGAGTTTAACACGACGCGATATTAGAGAAAAAGCTTTACAGTCTCTTTTCCAACTTTCAGCTAATGATGAATTGTCTAAGGAAGATGCAATGCAACAAGCCTTAACCAGTGAAGATGAATTAGTTGATGAAGTGGAAACCGTTCAAGTACCAAGCTATTTGGACCTGCTTGTAACAGGTGTACTGGAAAAACAAGATGAAATAGATGAAAAAATCAAAGCTCATTTAGAGAATTGGTCATTAAATCGACTTGCTAAAACTGATTTAATTATCATTCGAGTAGCAATCTTTGAAATGATGTACGTTTCAGATGTACCGGACAGAGTTGCACTAAATGAAGCTCTCGAAATTACTAAAAAGTATAGTGATGAAAAATCTAGAAAATTTGTTAATGGTGTTTTAGCGAACATTGTAAACGAAAACAGTAAAAATGAAGCTGAATAA
- the folD gene encoding bifunctional methylenetetrahydrofolate dehydrogenase/methenyltetrahydrofolate cyclohydrolase FolD, which yields MSAIIMSGKTLADEMTIQMQEDVNKLKEQGLTPGLVVLLVGEDPASQTYVRNKEKRAKALGFHSLIKRYPSIITEEELLNEVQRYNEDASFHGILVQLPLPKQIDSDKIVNAIDSMKDVDGFHPINMGKLLIGQPDKIPCTPYGIIKMLDRYQVEIEGKRAVVIGRSNIVGKPMAQLLMMRNATVTIAHSRTKDLPELARTADILVVAMGKGHFVTKDFIKPGAAVIDVGMNRDKNGKLIGDVKSDEVAEVAGYLTPVPKGVGPMTITMLLYQTIESAKKFAALSTEKL from the coding sequence ATGAGCGCAATAATCATGAGTGGCAAAACATTAGCCGATGAAATGACGATTCAGATGCAAGAGGACGTCAACAAACTAAAAGAACAAGGGCTAACTCCAGGTTTAGTTGTACTATTAGTTGGTGAAGATCCTGCAAGTCAAACTTATGTAAGAAATAAAGAAAAGCGTGCAAAAGCGTTGGGCTTTCATTCGCTTATTAAACGTTATCCATCAATTATAACAGAAGAAGAATTGTTAAATGAAGTTCAACGGTATAATGAAGATGCTTCGTTTCATGGAATACTGGTTCAATTGCCCTTACCAAAACAAATTGATTCAGATAAAATAGTAAATGCGATTGACTCAATGAAAGATGTCGATGGTTTTCATCCAATAAATATGGGCAAATTACTGATAGGACAACCAGATAAAATACCATGTACACCTTATGGAATCATAAAAATGCTGGATCGTTATCAAGTTGAGATTGAAGGAAAAAGAGCAGTAGTTATAGGACGTAGCAATATCGTTGGAAAACCCATGGCGCAGCTTTTAATGATGAGAAATGCAACAGTGACGATTGCTCATTCTAGAACGAAAGATTTGCCTGAATTAGCTCGTACAGCTGATATTTTAGTCGTAGCCATGGGTAAAGGACACTTTGTTACGAAAGACTTTATTAAACCAGGTGCTGCCGTTATTGATGTAGGAATGAATCGTGATAAAAATGGAAAGCTGATTGGCGATGTAAAAAGCGATGAAGTAGCTGAAGTTGCTGGCTACTTAACACCAGTGCCAAAAGGTGTAGGTCCTATGACCATTACGATGCTATTGTATCAAACGATTGAAAGTGCAAAAAAGTTCGCTGCATTGTCAACAGAGAAACTGTAG
- the xseA gene encoding exodeoxyribonuclease VII large subunit, with translation MSNDYLTVTALTRYIKRKFERDPYLERIYLTGEISNFRNRPNAHQYFSLKDDHAKISAIMFKPAFQKLKFTPEEGMKVLVIGRISLYEASGNYQITIEHMEPDGVGALYQALEEMKKKLKAEGLFDAPKQLIPTFPKRIAVVTSPSGAVVRDIMTTIKRRFPIVQLVVYPTLVQGNKAADAIVSSIRMVEEKGNFDTVIIARGGGSIEDLWPFNEEKVARAIFEAQTPIISSVGHETDTTIADLVADVRAATPTAAAELSVPLLSDELIKIDQLKLRLVQSYARKVEILNQRLSSQLNSYIFNQPQRLYEGYAQKLDLLTERLVRAMEEKKQQLKNDLNVHMLQLNAQNPTQLVKQKYNDLNGLSRQLTTQMEWYMENQNKRFHYAVQSLDYLSPLKIMNRGYSYATKDGKVIKNSNQVVVEDKIHIHLHKGNFEAKVIKKDEESK, from the coding sequence GTGTCAAATGATTACTTGACGGTCACCGCATTGACTAGATACATTAAACGAAAATTTGAACGTGATCCATATTTGGAAAGAATCTATTTGACAGGAGAAATTTCTAACTTTAGAAATAGACCAAATGCACATCAATATTTTAGTTTAAAAGATGATCATGCAAAAATTTCTGCTATCATGTTTAAGCCTGCTTTTCAAAAATTAAAGTTTACTCCTGAAGAAGGAATGAAAGTACTAGTCATTGGACGAATTTCGTTATACGAAGCAAGTGGGAATTATCAAATAACGATTGAACATATGGAGCCTGATGGAGTTGGTGCTCTGTATCAAGCTTTAGAAGAAATGAAGAAAAAGTTAAAAGCTGAAGGTCTTTTCGATGCTCCAAAGCAATTGATTCCAACTTTTCCTAAAAGAATTGCAGTTGTAACGAGTCCAAGTGGTGCTGTTGTAAGAGATATTATGACTACAATTAAAAGACGCTTTCCTATTGTACAATTGGTGGTATATCCAACCCTTGTTCAAGGAAATAAAGCTGCAGATGCAATTGTATCGAGTATCCGGATGGTGGAAGAAAAAGGAAACTTTGATACTGTAATTATTGCGCGTGGTGGAGGTTCGATTGAAGACCTGTGGCCATTCAACGAGGAAAAAGTTGCACGAGCTATATTCGAAGCTCAAACACCGATCATTTCTTCTGTGGGCCATGAAACGGATACAACTATTGCTGACTTAGTAGCAGATGTGCGTGCAGCAACTCCTACTGCAGCAGCTGAACTTTCTGTACCATTATTGTCCGATGAGTTGATAAAAATTGATCAATTAAAGTTGCGACTTGTTCAAAGTTATGCTCGAAAAGTCGAAATATTGAATCAACGTTTAAGTAGCCAATTAAATTCTTATATATTCAATCAGCCACAAAGACTGTATGAAGGATATGCCCAAAAATTGGATCTTTTAACTGAAAGACTCGTTCGAGCAATGGAAGAAAAAAAACAGCAATTAAAAAATGATCTTAACGTACACATGCTGCAGTTAAATGCACAAAACCCAACACAACTGGTCAAACAAAAATACAACGACTTAAATGGATTGAGCCGACAATTAACGACACAAATGGAATGGTATATGGAAAATCAAAACAAACGATTTCACTACGCTGTCCAGTCGCTGGATTATTTAAGTCCGTTAAAAATCATGAACCGGGGCTACAGTTATGCAACAAAAGATGGAAAAGTTATCAAAAACAGCAATCAAGTTGTAGTAGAAGACAAGATACACATCCACTTACACAAAGGAAATTTTGAAGCAAAAGTGATAAAGAAAGATGAGGAATCCAAATGA
- a CDS encoding exodeoxyribonuclease VII small subunit produces MSTEKKLKFEEAMQQLEEIVTNLERGDVPLEEALDQFQKGVSLSKFCKETLQNAEQTLTKIVDENGNEKLFEENSELD; encoded by the coding sequence ATGAGTACAGAGAAAAAATTGAAATTTGAAGAAGCTATGCAACAATTAGAAGAGATCGTAACCAATTTAGAACGTGGAGATGTTCCATTAGAAGAGGCTTTAGATCAATTCCAAAAAGGGGTAAGTTTAAGCAAATTTTGTAAAGAAACTTTACAAAATGCTGAGCAAACACTAACTAAGATCGTAGACGAAAATGGAAATGAAAAATTATTTGAAGAAAATAGTGAGTTGGATTAA
- a CDS encoding polyprenyl synthetase family protein — MDLQSFREKEIPSFEKEMLDYIGKDLTKKEQIHEAMSYSLAAGGKRIRPLLLLATIHSLGGNQKKGYAVSAALEFIHTYSLIHDDLPAMDDDDLRRGKPTNHIVYGEDIAILAGDALLTQAFEIIAASDDEPEKKVKLILALAKSAGPDGMILGQMADIQGEEKELSLEELQFIHKNKTGELLKFPIYAACVIAEALPEIEEQLMEYAEHLGLAYQIRDDILDVVGHVEELGKNTGMDEEHNKSTYPGLLTLEGAKAALNHELAAAKDKLKNVEQISKNSDKPVQINLLVEMIDLLVID, encoded by the coding sequence ATGGATTTGCAGTCATTTAGAGAAAAAGAAATCCCTTCATTTGAAAAAGAAATGTTGGATTACATTGGAAAAGATTTAACTAAAAAAGAACAAATACATGAAGCTATGTCTTATTCTTTAGCTGCAGGTGGAAAAAGAATACGGCCGTTGCTTCTTTTAGCTACGATCCATTCACTGGGAGGCAATCAGAAAAAAGGGTATGCTGTTAGTGCTGCTTTAGAGTTCATTCATACGTATTCTTTGATCCATGACGATCTTCCAGCTATGGATGATGATGATTTACGTAGAGGAAAACCAACCAATCATATTGTTTATGGTGAAGATATCGCGATTTTAGCGGGAGATGCTTTGTTAACACAAGCTTTTGAAATTATTGCCGCTTCAGATGATGAACCAGAGAAAAAAGTGAAATTAATTTTAGCTTTAGCCAAATCAGCAGGTCCAGATGGTATGATTTTGGGACAAATGGCAGACATTCAAGGTGAGGAAAAAGAATTAAGTTTAGAAGAACTTCAATTCATTCATAAAAACAAAACGGGTGAATTGTTAAAATTTCCTATTTACGCAGCATGCGTCATTGCTGAAGCATTACCTGAAATAGAAGAACAATTGATGGAGTATGCTGAACATCTAGGATTGGCTTATCAAATTCGTGACGATATTTTAGATGTTGTTGGACATGTAGAAGAATTAGGTAAAAATACTGGTATGGATGAAGAGCATAATAAAAGTACTTACCCTGGTTTATTGACACTTGAAGGAGCTAAAGCTGCTTTAAATCATGAATTGGCAGCTGCAAAAGATAAGTTGAAAAATGTAGAGCAAATCAGCAAAAATTCAGATAAGCCAGTTCAAATTAACTTATTAGTAGAAATGATTGATCTTTTGGTAATCGATTAA
- a CDS encoding TlyA family RNA methyltransferase: MKKERVDTLLVKQGLAESVEKARSMIMAGQVYNTKEERIDTAGEKIAFDTQLQLKGKHSRYVSRGGFKLEKAMEVFDVVITDKIMLDIGSSTGGFTDAALQHGAKLSYALDVGTNQLAWKLRQDPRVVVMEQTNFRYCKPEDFSKGRPNLSSIDVSFISLRVILPVLKNIIASDGDILALIKPQFEAHRDDVGEKGIVSDKSVHEQVLTDMLSFATSIGYDVLNLTFSPITGGEGNIEFLAHLKWNDKTTGDLSKAVDIQMVLTEAYATLKTEKK, from the coding sequence ATGAAAAAAGAGCGAGTAGATACTCTCTTAGTCAAACAAGGCCTTGCAGAGTCTGTTGAGAAAGCAAGAAGCATGATTATGGCTGGCCAAGTGTACAACACAAAAGAGGAACGAATTGATACAGCAGGAGAAAAAATAGCATTTGACACGCAATTACAATTAAAAGGAAAACATTCTCGTTATGTAAGTCGTGGAGGATTCAAATTAGAAAAAGCAATGGAAGTTTTTGATGTAGTTATAACAGATAAAATTATGTTAGATATTGGTTCTTCTACTGGCGGATTTACAGATGCAGCATTGCAGCATGGTGCCAAACTAAGTTATGCTTTGGATGTCGGTACGAATCAATTGGCTTGGAAACTTCGCCAAGATCCAAGAGTAGTTGTAATGGAACAGACGAATTTCAGGTATTGCAAACCAGAAGATTTTTCAAAAGGTAGACCTAATTTATCCTCAATTGATGTGTCGTTTATCTCGTTACGAGTGATTCTGCCAGTTTTAAAAAACATTATTGCTTCAGATGGAGATATTTTGGCTTTAATCAAACCTCAGTTTGAAGCACATCGCGATGACGTAGGCGAAAAAGGAATCGTGAGCGATAAGTCGGTTCATGAACAAGTGCTGACCGATATGCTTTCTTTTGCTACAAGTATTGGTTACGATGTTTTGAATTTGACTTTTTCTCCTATAACAGGTGGAGAAGGGAATATCGAGTTCCTAGCCCATTTAAAATGGAACGATAAAACGACTGGTGATTTGTCTAAAGCCGTAGACATACAAATGGTTTTAACCGAAGCTTATGCAACATTAAAAACCGAAAAAAAATAA
- the argR gene encoding arginine repressor, with protein MKKRERHHLLQELIKENVIEKQEDFVRILEERGIEVTQATISRDIKELQLVKVPSQSGGYQYSLPPDIQYDTSKKLERLFKDAFVSMDTQDCFLLIRTIPGNAFALGSLIDTSNFDSVFGAISGDDTVLIICRSHEEALQLKNHFIQLI; from the coding sequence ATGAAAAAGAGAGAACGTCACCATTTACTACAAGAGTTGATTAAAGAAAATGTTATTGAAAAACAAGAAGATTTTGTACGTATATTAGAAGAAAGAGGTATAGAGGTAACCCAAGCAACGATTTCACGGGACATCAAAGAACTTCAATTGGTTAAAGTTCCTTCACAATCAGGAGGCTACCAATATAGTTTGCCCCCTGATATACAGTACGATACATCTAAAAAGTTGGAACGTTTATTTAAAGATGCCTTTGTTTCAATGGACACGCAAGATTGTTTTCTGCTCATTCGAACCATTCCTGGAAATGCTTTTGCACTTGGAAGTTTGATAGACACATCTAATTTTGATAGTGTCTTTGGAGCTATATCAGGAGATGATACAGTGCTTATTATTTGTCGCTCACATGAAGAAGCTCTACAGTTGAAAAATCATTTTATACAATTAATTTAA
- the recN gene encoding DNA repair protein RecN, producing the protein MLQELTIKDFAIIQDLNLSFNRGMTVLTGETGAGKSIIIDAVGLLAGGRGSSEFIRHGATKCVLEALFSLDGNPGTYELLKTYGIDSDEDTVIIQRDIHRSGKSVCRINGRLVTIAILRLIGESIIDIHGQNEHQELMNPERHLSMLDQFGDKELFLLKKSYQETYTRYRQVKKAYDKWQNGEQELAQRLDMLQYQTNEIEMAELLDGEEEELLEEKNLLLNYQKIMSALSISYDVLQGDDVNGIDLIGNAMTEMSSLEDIDDKFKNLSEAISSSYFQLQEAASDILRELDQMAYDEDRLNEIEKRLEIIKQLKRKYGDSIGEIKSYYEKIAAELEQILNRENHLTNMTDELARLSEELVKRGSQLSKKRRKVAKDIEQSIHEQLKELYMEKVVFEVQFFKTVATFSSEGAHESGFDEVEFYIATNMGEPLKPLAKVASGGELSRMMLAMKTIFSKSQGITSIIFDEVDTGVSGRVAQAIANKIYMVAVHSQVLCITHLPQVAAMADNHLYISKSIENDRTKTHVNALETAEKIEEIARMLAGTEITKLTLEHAKELTVLAKTERQKQKQIS; encoded by the coding sequence GTGCTTCAAGAATTAACCATTAAGGATTTTGCTATCATCCAGGATTTAAATCTTAGTTTTAACCGTGGTATGACTGTTTTAACTGGTGAAACAGGAGCAGGAAAATCGATTATTATTGATGCTGTTGGATTACTTGCTGGAGGAAGAGGATCTAGTGAATTTATCCGCCATGGTGCAACTAAATGTGTATTAGAAGCCTTATTTTCATTAGATGGAAATCCCGGAACATATGAATTGCTAAAAACTTATGGCATCGACAGCGATGAAGATACGGTAATTATCCAACGAGATATCCATCGCAGTGGAAAAAGTGTTTGTCGCATTAATGGTCGTCTAGTAACAATAGCCATTTTGCGTTTGATTGGAGAATCGATTATTGATATTCATGGTCAAAATGAGCACCAAGAATTAATGAATCCAGAACGCCATTTGAGTATGTTAGATCAATTTGGCGATAAAGAACTATTCTTGCTAAAGAAAAGTTATCAGGAAACCTATACGCGCTATAGACAGGTAAAAAAAGCTTATGATAAGTGGCAAAATGGAGAACAAGAATTAGCTCAACGGTTAGATATGCTGCAATATCAAACAAATGAAATTGAAATGGCTGAACTTCTCGATGGAGAAGAAGAAGAATTACTTGAAGAAAAGAACTTGTTATTAAATTACCAAAAAATTATGTCAGCGTTGTCTATCAGTTATGACGTATTGCAAGGTGATGACGTAAATGGAATCGATTTGATTGGAAATGCTATGACTGAAATGAGTTCTTTGGAAGACATAGATGATAAATTTAAAAACTTATCAGAAGCCATATCAAGCAGCTATTTTCAACTTCAAGAAGCAGCTAGCGATATTTTAAGAGAACTCGATCAAATGGCTTATGATGAAGATCGGTTAAATGAAATTGAAAAAAGATTAGAGATCATTAAACAATTGAAACGAAAATATGGTGATTCCATCGGAGAAATTAAAAGTTATTATGAAAAAATCGCGGCAGAACTAGAACAAATCTTGAATCGGGAAAACCATTTGACGAATATGACGGATGAGTTAGCTCGTTTATCGGAAGAATTGGTCAAACGAGGCAGTCAACTCTCTAAAAAGCGTCGAAAAGTAGCTAAAGACATAGAACAATCCATTCATGAACAGCTTAAAGAATTGTATATGGAAAAAGTTGTATTTGAAGTTCAGTTTTTCAAAACAGTAGCAACTTTTTCGAGTGAAGGAGCACATGAATCTGGTTTTGATGAAGTAGAATTTTATATTGCTACAAATATGGGTGAACCGTTAAAACCATTAGCTAAAGTGGCATCTGGAGGAGAATTGTCTCGAATGATGCTAGCCATGAAGACTATTTTTTCAAAATCACAAGGCATTACCAGCATTATATTTGATGAAGTGGATACAGGGGTTAGTGGACGAGTTGCACAAGCTATTGCAAACAAGATCTATATGGTTGCAGTCCATTCACAAGTTCTATGTATTACACACTTGCCTCAAGTGGCAGCGATGGCAGATAATCATTTATACATTTCTAAAAGCATTGAAAATGATCGAACAAAAACGCATGTAAATGCTTTGGAAACTGCAGAAAAGATAGAAGAAATTGCGCGAATGTTAGCTGGAACTGAAATTACAAAACTGACTTTAGAGCATGCGAAGGAATTAACCGTGTTAGCTAAAACAGAAAGACAAAAACAGAAACAAATTAGTTGA
- the msrA gene encoding peptide-methionine (S)-S-oxide reductase MsrA yields the protein MTNFNRQSNTIQTATFSMGCFWGPDSRFGQLPGVIRTRVGYAGGTTPDPIYKSMGDHTETLEIDFDPEVIHYSDILTLFWDSHDAAKDRNYKGRQYLSLLFYHDTEQQKVANQVREDWEKNHSKKIQTEILPYTHFYRAEDRHQKYFLKRYPKALEAVSALFPTYTDYIDSTIAARLNGFVREYGLLADIKKELDFWGLNENEKYILKDLLHTIRW from the coding sequence ATGACAAATTTTAATAGACAATCAAACACTATTCAAACTGCTACATTTAGTATGGGCTGTTTTTGGGGGCCAGATAGTCGATTTGGTCAATTACCAGGAGTGATACGAACTCGTGTGGGATATGCAGGTGGAACCACGCCTGACCCTATCTATAAATCCATGGGAGACCATACCGAAACTTTAGAAATTGATTTTGATCCTGAGGTTATTCATTACTCAGATATTTTGACTTTGTTTTGGGATAGTCATGACGCTGCTAAAGATCGCAATTATAAAGGACGACAGTATCTTTCTTTGCTTTTCTATCATGACACTGAACAACAAAAGGTTGCTAATCAAGTCAGAGAAGACTGGGAAAAGAATCACAGTAAAAAAATACAAACCGAAATTCTTCCATATACTCATTTTTATCGAGCCGAAGATCGTCACCAAAAATATTTTTTGAAACGTTACCCTAAAGCTCTCGAAGCAGTATCTGCTCTTTTTCCAACGTATACTGATTATATTGATTCTACTATTGCTGCACGTCTAAATGGTTTTGTTCGAGAATACGGTCTATTAGCAGATATCAAAAAAGAATTGGACTTTTGGGGATTAAATGAAAATGAAAAGTACATTTTAAAGGACTTGCTTCATACCATTCGGTGGTAA
- a CDS encoding DUF4044 domain-containing protein — protein sequence MASKNKKSVSKTQRFTKVFVWIMLIAMLGSGFITVLYTLVTMN from the coding sequence GTGGCTTCAAAAAATAAAAAATCAGTTTCTAAAACACAACGCTTTACAAAAGTTTTTGTTTGGATCATGCTAATAGCAATGTTAGGCTCTGGATTTATAACTGTCCTCTATACATTAGTTACTATGAATTAA
- a CDS encoding magnesium transporter CorA family protein, whose protein sequence is MIQSYYTTKQGKITHDIDFTHAEWLHLSDPTDNEIDGVVKHFGFPKDYLSSVLDPDEVSRYENLEMKESESSSLAMFLYPLKVDDGLSDSEYITRPLAVILTANTIITATVQTPDFISNMITNKPNYPSDSTNQERFLLDIAWHISSDYISYLKEINYKIEKLEDTLTKTTNNRQLFSLMALQKSLVYFDTAIESNHPIFKRLKNIERFNQNKKSLSFLHDVVVENQQAEAMIKQSNQMLEQISAIFSSVISNNLNNIMKVLTSITIVLTIPNIIGALWGMNVSLPFEDTPGAFWILCLISLIICLVTVWMLRKKDYF, encoded by the coding sequence ATGATTCAGTCCTATTACACTACAAAACAAGGTAAAATTACTCATGACATCGATTTTACTCATGCGGAATGGTTACACCTTTCTGATCCAACAGATAATGAAATTGATGGAGTTGTTAAACATTTCGGTTTTCCAAAAGATTATCTTTCAAGTGTGCTAGATCCAGATGAAGTTTCAAGATACGAAAATTTAGAAATGAAAGAAAGTGAAAGTTCTTCGTTAGCCATGTTTCTTTATCCATTAAAGGTAGATGATGGCTTAAGCGACAGCGAATACATTACGAGGCCTTTAGCTGTAATCTTAACAGCTAATACTATTATTACAGCAACTGTCCAAACACCCGATTTCATTTCAAATATGATTACAAATAAACCTAACTATCCAAGTGATAGTACTAACCAAGAACGCTTTTTACTAGATATAGCTTGGCATATTTCTTCTGATTACATTTCTTATTTAAAAGAAATCAATTATAAAATCGAAAAATTAGAAGATACTTTAACAAAAACAACAAATAATCGACAACTTTTTTCTTTAATGGCTCTACAAAAAAGTTTAGTTTATTTTGATACTGCGATTGAAAGCAATCATCCAATCTTTAAACGGCTAAAAAATATTGAGCGTTTCAATCAAAATAAAAAAAGTCTTTCTTTTTTACACGATGTAGTTGTAGAAAATCAACAAGCCGAAGCTATGATTAAACAATCCAATCAAATGCTTGAACAAATCAGTGCTATTTTCTCTTCTGTGATTTCTAATAACTTAAACAACATTATGAAAGTTTTAACTTCAATCACAATTGTTTTAACGATTCCCAATATTATTGGAGCACTTTGGGGGATGAATGTTTCTTTACCATTTGAAGATACACCGGGAGCTTTTTGGATACTTTGTTTGATTAGCCTTATTATCTGCTTAGTAACGGTATGGATGTTACGAAAAAAAGACTATTTTTAA